One Centroberyx gerrardi isolate f3 chromosome 6, fCenGer3.hap1.cur.20231027, whole genome shotgun sequence genomic region harbors:
- the LOC139927476 gene encoding uncharacterized protein LOC139927476: MSSLTSSSCRSSSSSSYRSSARYSASSSYRSEGSSGGSADSLDPLFEPFLDPADPHGLFGEEGPGGALCLAPFSRHSRSSYGHTGPAGGAVPGRPSGTGAVRSLGDSYYMSADIRQFEPHDVVVMAYNHHVVIHAEKVLDDGSVSDTFTHKSLFPEDMDPLSVSGTLNPDGILVVSVRRAPALGGLEPLGAPTYSTEAHL; the protein is encoded by the exons ATGTCGTCTCTGACTTCTTCCAGCTGCcgatcctcctcttcctcgtcgtACCGCTCGTCGGCCCGCTACAGCGCCTCCAGCTCGTACCGCTCGGAGGGCTCCAGCGGGGGGTCGGCCGACTCTCTGGACCCCCTGTTTGAGCCCTTTCTGGACCCGGCCGATCCCCACGGCCTGTTCGGAGAGGAGGGCCCCGGGGGGGCGCTCTGCCTGGCCCCCTTCAGCCGACACAGCAGATCCTCCTATGGACACACCG GGCCTGCGGGTGGCGCTGTGCCGGGCCGTCCGAGCGGGACGGGGGCGGTGCGCTCGCTGGGAGACAGCTACTACATGTCGGCTGACATCCGCCAGTTCGAACCGCACGACGTAGTGGTGATGGCCTACAACCACCATGTCGTCATTCATGccgagaag gtACTAGACGATGGGAGCGTCAGCGACACGTTTACCCATAAGTCCCTGTTCCCGGAGGACATGGACCCCCTGTCGGTCAGCGGGACCCTTAACCCCGACGGCATCCTGGTGGTCAGCGTCCGCCGGGCCCCCGCACTGGGTGGGCTGGAGCCCCTGGGTGCCCCCACCTACTCTACTGAAgctcacctttga